A genomic window from Diospyros lotus cultivar Yz01 chromosome 2, ASM1463336v1, whole genome shotgun sequence includes:
- the LOC127795330 gene encoding multiprotein-bridging factor 1c, with protein MPSRNPGAMTQDWEPVVLHKSRPKSQDLRDPKAVNRALRSGGQVQTVKKFDAGSNKKSPATAVNARKLDEAAEPAALDKVSGDVRQAIQKARMEKKMSQAELAKQINEPPRVVQEYENGKAVPNQAVLAKMEKVLGVKLRGKHK; from the coding sequence ATGCCGAGCCGAAACCCCGGAGCGATGACGCAGGACTGGGAGCCGGTGGTGCTGCACAAGTCAAGGCCTAAGTCGCAGGACCTGCGGGATCCGAAGGCAGTGAACCGGGCTCTGAGGTCCGGCGGACAGGTTCAGACGGTGAAGAAGTTCGACGCTGGATCGAACAAGAAGTCGCCGGCGACGGCGGTGAACGCGCGGAAGCTGGACGAGGCGGCGGAGCCGGCGGCCCTAGACAAGGTGTCGGGGGACGTGAGGCAGGCGATCCAGAAGGCGAGgatggagaagaaaatgagcCAGGCAGAGCTGGCGAAGCAGATCAACGAGCCGCCTCGGGTGGTGCAGGAGTACGAGAACGGCAAGGCCGTGCCAAACCAGGCCGTGTTGGCCAAGATGGAGAAGGTCCTCGGTGTCAAGCTTAGAGGGAAACACAAGTGA